Genomic DNA from Erythrobacter aureus:
GGTATCCAACTGATCAGCCCCCCGATCCAGACGGCAACGAAGGAGTCGGTATCCTCGCGAAACTCGCCGGCCTCGATACCTTCGCGGATCAATTCCGCGATCTGGTGATCGAAAGAGTGCCTCAGCCGCAAGATGCGTTCGTGGTCGTCAGCACTCAGATGCTTCATCTCGCGCTGGTAAACCACGACGTATTCCTGCCGATCGATCACGATCCTGCCGACCTGCCGCACGACCTCGGCAAGCAGGTCGCGATGGTTCTTGTGATCGCCGGCCAAGGTGGCCTCGAGAACCGCCAGCGCTTCGCTGATCCCCACTTCGCAGATCGCGGCGAGGATGGCTTCCTTGTTCTTGAAGTAGGAATAGAGGAACGGCTTGGTGACGCCGAGCTGTTCGGCGACATTGTCCAGCGTGCAGCTGCTGTAGCCGCTCTGGTAGAACAATCGGCTCGCAACCTCGACAATGCGATTGGTCTTGAAGGCCACGAACTCGCTCTTGAGAGAGGCATTCTCCGCCCCCACGGCCCTGCGCGTTTTTCTGGCTACAGCTGACATAGCCGCACCATCGCTGATCTGGAGCGTTCGAGCAATTCCATCTCCCGTGCGGTGGATTTTCCTCCACCATCGAGAAGATGATGGCAAAAAATCGATATACTGGCCAGTATTTTTTTCAGTTTATCGGTATGAAGGGTTCGAGCCGATGGACTACAAGATGTAAGGTGCCCTGATCGACGAGGCCGATCGCCCCTTGTTTGGGCAGACCGAAATGCCCCGAAGCTTGGGCGCCCGCCACATCGAAGAGAACGCCAACCGCCGAGAACCATCCCGGATACACTCGCACCCGATGGCCTGCCGCCAAAAAACTGCCTGAAATGGCGCGCCCGGCAGGACTCGAACCTGCAACTCCAAGCTTAGAAGGCTCGTGCTCTATCCAGTTGAACTACGGGCGCGCGCTGTGTGTGCCATAACGTGCCTTTCGCCACTGGCCAATCGGCTCTAACCCACTTTGTCATGGAAAACCCATCGCAGGCCCCCGCGACCACCGCACCCCGTTTCCGGTACTACGATCTGGTGATGGCAGCCTTTGTCACCATTCTGCTGCTGTCCAACCTGATCGGCGCCTCCAAACCGAGCTACGTCACTTTGCCAGTGATCGGCGAGTGGTCCTTTGGCGCGGGCGTGCTGTTCTTTCCGGTCAGCTACATCATCGGCGACATCCTGACCGAGGTTTACGGCTATGCCCGCGCGCGCCGGGTTATCTGGACCGGCTTTGCCGCCCTGCTATTCATGGCCTTCATGGCCTGGGTGGTCGTGCAACTGCCCCCTGCCGATGGCTGGCCGGGACAAGAGGCCTATGAATTCGTCTTCGGCAATTCCTGGCGCATCGTGCTGGCTTCGATGGTCGCCTTCTGGGCGGGCGAATTCGCCAACAGCTACGTGCTCGCCAAAATGAAGGTCTGGACGCAGGGGCGACACCTGTGGATGCGCACGATCGGCTCGACCGTGGTGGGGCAAGGCCTCGACAGCATGATTTTCTACCCGCTGGCCTTTTGGGGCCTCGTCGGCTGGCCGGTCGAGCTGCTGTGGCAGGTCGTGCTGTCGCAATGGGCGATCAAGACCGCGTGGGAAGCGCTGCTGACCCCGGTGACCTACGCCGTGGTCGGCACCCTGAAGCGCGCGGAGGGCGTGGAGGTTTTCGATACCGACACCGATTTCTCACCCTTCGCATCATCGGCGAGATAGAAAAAAGGGGCGACCCGCAGGCCGCCCCTCCCTCCCCCATTGAAGGTGTGATCAGAACTTCGCGCCAACCGCGATGCCGTAGCGCCGCGGGTCGAGCGTGAAAATGTTGGTGAAATTGCCCGACGAGGCGTCGGTCACATAGAGACCCGTCACGGAATTGCTGTCGAAGATATTCTGGACGAAGCCACGGACGAACCAGCGATTGTCGCTGCCATTGAGCTGAATCGACGCGTTCGCCTGAACGAAGGGTTCGATCCGATTGACGTTGCCGTTGAAGACATTGCCGTACTGTTCGCCCGTATAGGCAAGGTCGAACCGGGGCACGAGCGACATCCCATTGTCGAATTCGGCCGTGTACTGGACCCCGATCGAAGCCTTGTACTCAGGCGCCTGAGGCAAGCGGTTGCCGCGCAAATTGACCTCTACACCCGGGCTCAACACATTGATCGGCCCAAGCGGGGCGAAGGCCGGGTTGGCCGTCTGCGCGGTGAGCACGCTGCAGATGCTGAACGCCCCGTTTGAAGCGATCCCGCCATCAGCCGGGAACGCTCCCGGCGCGCGGAGGCCGAGATTGGCATTCACTGCAGTAACGAAGGCATTGGCGCCCGCTCCGGTAACCGCGCAAAGCGAGCCGTTCGAAATGTCCTTGATGATGACGGCGTTCGGATCGCCGCCGCCCGGATCGCGCGGGTTGCTGAAGAACTGATCGCCCGCCACCTTCGCATTCAGGTAGCTGATGTTCATGTTGATCAGCCAGTTATAGCTGGGACGCAAGATTGTCTCCAGCTCGAGGCCCCAGATATTGGCATCGATCGTATCGTTGACCGACGTACGCGCGACGATGCGGCTAAGCTGCAGGTCCTTGTATTTATAGTAAAAGCCCGTGAGATTGATCTGTGCGGCGCCGTTCAGGAACGTGTTCTTGGAACCGATTTCGAAAGCGTCGATCTGCTCCGAACCGAAACTGTCGGTCACGGCGAAAACCGGCGAAAGCGGCGGGTTGATGCCGCCCGATTTGTAGCCCCGCGAATAGGAGAAATAGAGCGTGTTGTCGGGTGAAATTTCGTAATCGAGCACCGCGCGACCGGTGATCGCATCGAAGTTGACCTCGCGTTCCTGCAACAGCTGGTTACCCGGCAGTGCGTCATCGGCGTCGAAACCGCCGACGAACGGCGATGTGAACGGGTCACCATTGCCGAAGGGGTTGAGGAAATCTGCCAGCGTGGTGCGCGCAGAGACACTCTTGCTGTCGTCATTATAGCGGAGGCCGCCAGTGAACTGCAGGCGATCGGTGATGTCGAAATAGACCTCGCCGAAAATGCCGAAGCTCTTGAGTTTGAAATCCGTCGTATTGTTCCGGTACATCGATGTCGCCAGATAAGACGGAGGCAGCGGCGCGGGATTTCCGTCACCATCGACATTGGCAAAGGCCGCGAATGTTCCCAGCAAGGCCGTTGCGTAATCCAGACCGAAGGAATTAACGTAGTAGCTGTTCTCACTGACATCTGTCTCGGCATAAATGCCGCCGACCAGGAAGTTGAACGGCCCGTCGAAATCGCTCGACAGGATCGCCTCGCCCGACCAGGCGGTCTGATATTGAACCGAGCGGTCGAAGCTGAGCGGCACATCCGAACAGATCGAATTCCCTTCGAAGGCACCGAGATTGCCATCGTCATTGTCCGAAGTGCACAGCACGCCGTTCGGACCATTGGGGATCAACGCGGCCGCGATCGGCGCGAAATAGGCGCTCGATCCCGGGACGAAAGCCGGAGCCGGGGCCGGCAAACCGGTGGGTACGCCGTTGGCGGCAAAGAAAGCGAGCGTGTTGAGCCCGGTCGCATATGCCGACCGGTCGAGTATCCCGAGATTGTAGTCCTGCCGTGAATCGACCGTGGTTTCCTGATAGATACCCGTCAGCGACAGGTTCATGCTGCCCAGCCCCTGGTCGAGATGAGCTTGCAGTTGCAGTTCGTCGGCGAAGTATTCCGGCGTAAATGCGGTATTCACCGTCCGCACGTCGTTGGGCTCTACGAAGTTGGAATAGCCATCGCCATCGGTGTCGTACACGCTGCCCAGTGCGAGCGCTTCGGGCAGTCCCTGAATGCGGAACAGTTCGACAGAGGTCAGCACGCTCGCCAGCGTGGAATCGGCATTCGTACTGTCGAAATCGCGGCGGGTGTTGAGACAACCCAGAACACCGGTCGGATCCCGCTGGCAGGTCTGCTTCTGGATACGCAGTCGATCGTCATTCTCACGGAAGTAGAAGGCCATGAGGTCGAGCGTCGTGCTGGCCGTGGGTTCGAAGCGCAGCGAACCGCGCACCGCGTACATGTCACGACCATCGATGTCGCTGTTATCGTATAGATTGGTCGTGAAACCATCGCGGTTCAAATAAAAGCCAGCCGCGCGAAAGGCGATAGTATCGCCCAAGGGCACATTGACCATGCCCCTTGCCTTGATGCTGTTGTAATTGCCGTATTCGAAATCGGCCGCGGCACTGAAGGTCCCGAGTTCGGGCTTGGCAGTGACCACGTTGACGACGCCCGAGGTCGCATTGCGCCCGAAAAGGGTACCCTGCGGCCCTCGCAGGACCTCGACGCGTTCGAGATCGAAATATTCGGTTTCGAATAGCCGCGTGCCGAACAGCGGCGATCCATTGGTGTGGATCGCAGTAGCGCTGTCGCAGGTAACACCGACGCACAGATCGCCGATGCCGCGAATGGTGAAGCTCGAACTGGTGAAGTTCGATTTGGTGAAGGATACGTTGGGCAGAGTCAGTTGAAGATCGCTGGCATTCTCGATCTGCTGTGCTTCCAGCGCCTCGGCATCGAAGGCGCTGACCGCAATCGGCACTTCCTGCAGGCTTTGTGCCTGGCGCTGTGCGGTCACGATGATGACGTTGCTGCTGAGCCGCGGATCTTCGAGATCGTCGTCAGTTGCCTCTTGTGCAAATGCCGGAAACGAAATCGCGCTCGCGCAGATACCCGCGAGCAGGGAAGCCCTTACCCTCATTAACCCTCTCCTCTCCATGTGACCGTCTTTGCGGCCTATGGTCCAGAAGCTACCACACATTTGCATGCACGCAAGGGTTCGCGCATGATTATTGCGCAAAACCCCATGGTTGTTTAGCAAGTATTGTCCGTTCGTGTCGATTGCGTGCGCAATTGACGCTACGGCATACTGGTGTTGTGAGAAGTCGCGGAAAGGTGTCGCAGTCAGACGAGCGTGGCGCTTTCGGCAATCTGGGAGATGCCGCGCTTGCCCGATCCGTCGCGTCCGAGTTGTACGATCACGTCAATCACGCTCGCGGCATAGGCAATGGTATCGCTGCGGGTAAGACCGATTCCCGTCTGCATAACCATCAGCGAAAGCTGCTCGAGCGCACCGCGAAGCGAGTTGGCGTGAATGGTGGAAAAACTACCCGGATGGCCGGTGTTGATCGCGCGCAGGAAGCTCACGCTTTCCGCGCCGCGCAATTCGCCCAAAACGATGCGGTCGGGGCGCAACCGCAAAGCCGCCTGCAGCAATTCGTTGGCCGTGACCTTGGCTTCACCCAGCTCCCCTTTCACCGCGACAAGGCCGACGCCATTTTCGCCCGGCAGCTTGAGTTCGGGTGTGTCTTCCACCAGCACCACGCGCTCGTGCTTCGGTATCTCGCCCAGCATGGCATTGAGGAAGGTCGTCTTGCCGGTGCTGGTGCCGCCCGAAACCAAAATTGTCCGGCGCTGGCGGATCGCTTCGCGCAGGAAAGCCACCGGTTCCGCTTGGGAATCCGGCATGGCACCGCGCTGCATCGGGGTCAGCGGCCCGGTGTCATAAGCGTCGAGCGGCAGGTCGAGGCGGCGATGGCGGCGGATGGCCATGGCCCAGTGCTTGCGCGCGGCAGGAGGTCCGCAGAACTGGACGCGCGCCCCGCCCGGCAGAGTGGCGCCAAGCAGCGGGTGTTCGCGGTTGATGCCCTGATGGCTGACACGGGCGACCTGTTCGGCGAGCCGCTGGATCAGCCGGTCGTCGATATCGGGCCGCGCGAGTTTTTGCATCCCGCCCGCCGCAGCATCCTCCACCCACACCTCACCCGGCCGATTGACGAGGATTTCGGTCACCGTGTCGCGGTCCAGCCATTCGCGAAACGGGGCCAGATAAGCATCGAGATAGACGCTGCGTTCGCCGTGGAGGTCCACGTTCGGCGCGCCTTCTCCGGTTTGGCCGTCGGGCTGGAAAGGATGGATGTCGGCGCTCAACGGTTCGGCCCTGCTCAGCTTACCGAGGAGAAATCGAGGTCGCGCGCGGTGAAGATGCGGATCGGTTCGCCCTGCCGCACTCTCACGGTCGGCCCGCGCTGTCCGTCCTGCTGCGCGGCGGTGGCTGCCGCCGAGGAACTGGCCCCGCCGATCAGCACGCCTGCCGCGCCGCCCGTGGCCAGCGAGCCGACACCGCCGACGACCGAGAGCAGCATGGCCGAGCCGAAGCGCTTGAAGAAACTGTTGCCCGAAACCTTGCCTGCAAGACCCGTCGTTCCGTCGAAACCGATGGCCGGCGAGGCGAGGTTGACCGAAGCGCCATCCGGGCGGATCAACCGCGTCCAGATGACATAGGCGCGTTTCTGGCCGTTCTGCAGCCCCGACTGGTATTGACCGATCAGCCGAGTGGATCGCGGGACCAGAATTTTCGTCCCATCGAAGCTGCGCACATCCTGGCTGACCACCGCGCGGACATAGCCGGGGACGTTGGTATCGATGGCGGTTTCGAGAATTGCGGGAATCAATGTGCCCTGGGTGACGGTGGTCGCCGGATTGACCATGGCCTTGGCCTGCGCCGGAGCGCCACCGACGCCGCCGATACGGCTGGCGAAATCGTTGGCGGAATTGCCCGTAGCATTGGCGGCCCCTGCGCCGCCAGTTGCTCCCGGTTCGGTTATGGCGAGCGTCGCGGGCGAATTGCCCGCATCGAAGACCACGGTTGGATTGGCATATGGATTGGCGGCGAGACCCGGCTGGGGCTGCGCGGCCAGAACCGGCTGCGGGGCCGGATCCGGGCGGGGCGCGGGGCGGCCATCGCGGCGGCCGGGGCAACCGGCGTCACGGCTTGGGGAGGCACCGCAGGCGCGGCCTCGACCGGAGCCTGCTGGCCGCCGATACCCTCGGGCGGGGCGACACGAGCCGAATTCATGCTCCACAGCGTCACCAAGCCCAGCCCGGCGACAAGGGCGATGCCCGCGACCAGACCAAGCGCATCGGATTTGCCCGCAGGACGCGACACCGCCGGGAAGGCGTTGCGCTGCGCCAGATCGATGACCTCCGCATCGGTCTGGTCGCGTGGGTCGACATCATTGGCGATCCCGGTATCGCCCGCGTTCTTTTCGGGCAGTCGCATGGCTAGACGCATCGTTTACCTCCCCTTCGAGGCGAGAGCGGGCTTACCGCTCGCGGAAGTTGCGGGCCGTTCTGGCCCCGTATTGACCAGTTGGGCGCTGTCCTTGCCCGATCGCAGCACGATCGTGCGCGGAACGCCATCGACGACAATGGTATCGCCGCGCACGGTGAAATTGACCGGGCCTTCCACACCTTCGCTATTGGTCACGAGAATGGCGGGCACATCCTTGCCATTGGGCCAGGTAAGGAAGGTGGCGGTCCCGTCGTCATAAGTGTTTTCGGGCAATAATTCGGGAGCACCCGAGGCATTCCAGGCGAAGTTGAGATCCGCCGGATCGACCACCGCATAGGGATCGCGCGCAGCCTGTGCTTCGAGCGAATTCGGCCCGGCAGCCATCTGCACATCCTGTTCCTCTTCCGGCTCGTCCGGATAGGCGAAGCGCATCAGGTAGAGCGGCTTGGCATTGGGATTGGCGACGAGATCGAACAGATAGGTCCGCTTGCTGGTTATAACGGTGAGATTGGTCGAGGCGCGCGGCTCCAGCGGTTTCACGAACAGGATGTTCGCGCG
This window encodes:
- a CDS encoding TetR/AcrR family transcriptional regulator — protein: MSAVARKTRRAVGAENASLKSEFVAFKTNRIVEVASRLFYQSGYSSCTLDNVAEQLGVTKPFLYSYFKNKEAILAAICEVGISEALAVLEATLAGDHKNHRDLLAEVVRQVGRIVIDRQEYVVVYQREMKHLSADDHERILRLRHSFDHQIAELIREGIEAGEFREDTDSFVAVWIGGLISWIPTWYSPGGQRSADDVIDQLVTAALRLAGAEKPTN
- a CDS encoding queuosine precursor transporter, whose translation is MENPSQAPATTAPRFRYYDLVMAAFVTILLLSNLIGASKPSYVTLPVIGEWSFGAGVLFFPVSYIIGDILTEVYGYARARRVIWTGFAALLFMAFMAWVVVQLPPADGWPGQEAYEFVFGNSWRIVLASMVAFWAGEFANSYVLAKMKVWTQGRHLWMRTIGSTVVGQGLDSMIFYPLAFWGLVGWPVELLWQVVLSQWAIKTAWEALLTPVTYAVVGTLKRAEGVEVFDTDTDFSPFASSAR
- a CDS encoding TonB-dependent receptor; the encoded protein is MRVRASLLAGICASAISFPAFAQEATDDDLEDPRLSSNVIIVTAQRQAQSLQEVPIAVSAFDAEALEAQQIENASDLQLTLPNVSFTKSNFTSSSFTIRGIGDLCVGVTCDSATAIHTNGSPLFGTRLFETEYFDLERVEVLRGPQGTLFGRNATSGVVNVVTAKPELGTFSAAADFEYGNYNSIKARGMVNVPLGDTIAFRAAGFYLNRDGFTTNLYDNSDIDGRDMYAVRGSLRFEPTASTTLDLMAFYFRENDDRLRIQKQTCQRDPTGVLGCLNTRRDFDSTNADSTLASVLTSVELFRIQGLPEALALGSVYDTDGDGYSNFVEPNDVRTVNTAFTPEYFADELQLQAHLDQGLGSMNLSLTGIYQETTVDSRQDYNLGILDRSAYATGLNTLAFFAANGVPTGLPAPAPAFVPGSSAYFAPIAAALIPNGPNGVLCTSDNDDGNLGAFEGNSICSDVPLSFDRSVQYQTAWSGEAILSSDFDGPFNFLVGGIYAETDVSENSYYVNSFGLDYATALLGTFAAFANVDGDGNPAPLPPSYLATSMYRNNTTDFKLKSFGIFGEVYFDITDRLQFTGGLRYNDDSKSVSARTTLADFLNPFGNGDPFTSPFVGGFDADDALPGNQLLQEREVNFDAITGRAVLDYEISPDNTLYFSYSRGYKSGGINPPLSPVFAVTDSFGSEQIDAFEIGSKNTFLNGAAQINLTGFYYKYKDLQLSRIVARTSVNDTIDANIWGLELETILRPSYNWLINMNISYLNAKVAGDQFFSNPRDPGGGDPNAVIIKDISNGSLCAVTGAGANAFVTAVNANLGLRAPGAFPADGGIASNGAFSICSVLTAQTANPAFAPLGPINVLSPGVEVNLRGNRLPQAPEYKASIGVQYTAEFDNGMSLVPRFDLAYTGEQYGNVFNGNVNRIEPFVQANASIQLNGSDNRWFVRGFVQNIFDSNSVTGLYVTDASSGNFTNIFTLDPRRYGIAVGAKF
- the virB11 gene encoding P-type DNA transfer ATPase VirB11, with translation MSADIHPFQPDGQTGEGAPNVDLHGERSVYLDAYLAPFREWLDRDTVTEILVNRPGEVWVEDAAAGGMQKLARPDIDDRLIQRLAEQVARVSHQGINREHPLLGATLPGGARVQFCGPPAARKHWAMAIRRHRRLDLPLDAYDTGPLTPMQRGAMPDSQAEPVAFLREAIRQRRTILVSGGTSTGKTTFLNAMLGEIPKHERVVLVEDTPELKLPGENGVGLVAVKGELGEAKVTANELLQAALRLRPDRIVLGELRGAESVSFLRAINTGHPGSFSTIHANSLRGALEQLSLMVMQTGIGLTRSDTIAYAASVIDVIVQLGRDGSGKRGISQIAESATLV
- a CDS encoding TrbI/VirB10 family protein yields the protein MVFDAGNSPATLAITEPGATGGAGAANATGNSANDFASRIGGVGGAPAQAKAMVNPATTVTQGTLIPAILETAIDTNVPGYVRAVVSQDVRSFDGTKILVPRSTRLIGQYQSGLQNGQKRAYVIWTRLIRPDGASVNLASPAIGFDGTTGLAGKVSGNSFFKRFGSAMLLSVVGGVGSLATGGAAGVLIGGASSSAAATAAQQDGQRGPTVRVRQGEPIRIFTARDLDFSSVS
- a CDS encoding TrbG/VirB9 family P-type conjugative transfer protein, translating into MTRALIPALALALLAAPAAAQDSRLVEVMYDEARVVRVEGRVTVQASILFGDDEVIENVAIGDSASWQVTPNKRANILFVKPLEPRASTNLTVITSKRTYLFDLVANPNAKPLYLMRFAYPDEPEEEQDVQMAAGPNSLEAQAARDPYAVVDPADLNFAWNASGAPELLPENTYDDGTATFLTWPNGKDVPAILVTNSEGVEGPVNFTVRGDTIVVDGVPRTIVLRSGKDSAQLVNTGPERPATSASGKPALASKGR